In Pedobacter sp. W3I1, one DNA window encodes the following:
- a CDS encoding flippase: MKLPTIKGFDEEAFNKYLKNTGWVIFGKGLSLIVNVLITSYLGPILFGDLSFGLSLVAILAAVGALGLDTFIIREIIQEPDKRDEILGTSLWLRIATNGLLIPVAIGIYLISHNLSSNPGTPLTLLVGLLAFASFFKSFNVIDAYFQSQVQSKYVVQVQNVCLVTVSIIKVAIIVLSLPLIYIVFAYVLEGLILAIGLIIVYQKRGFSIFNWRFDKQRAKSLLRKSSPLILSAVMVSIYMKIDVVMLKSVGSKAIGIYSSAQNLSEAWYFIPVAIVTSVFPALLNARKTDLNRYQKRLKNLYDLLIFISLPVALFISFFAADIIHLIYRGKYDGAGPMLAIHIWSGIFVFLGTASSQYLVAEGFTKISFYRTAAGAIVNILLNLWLIPKYGGVGASVATLIACCVSTFYLLLIPKTRQQGIMMLKSLFLVTAFQKIFKR; encoded by the coding sequence ATGAAATTACCCACCATAAAAGGTTTTGACGAAGAAGCATTTAACAAGTATTTAAAAAATACAGGGTGGGTGATATTTGGCAAGGGGCTCAGCCTTATTGTAAATGTATTAATTACAAGCTACCTGGGGCCTATTTTATTTGGAGATTTAAGTTTCGGATTGTCTTTGGTGGCTATACTTGCAGCAGTAGGTGCCTTGGGGCTTGATACTTTCATTATCCGGGAAATTATTCAGGAACCCGATAAGCGCGATGAAATCCTTGGCACTTCATTATGGCTCAGAATAGCTACAAACGGTTTGCTTATTCCAGTTGCTATTGGTATTTATTTAATCAGCCACAATTTATCATCAAACCCCGGCACTCCTTTAACTTTACTTGTTGGCCTACTTGCTTTCGCATCTTTTTTTAAATCATTTAATGTTATAGATGCGTATTTTCAGTCTCAGGTACAATCTAAATATGTTGTACAGGTTCAGAACGTCTGCCTGGTTACAGTTTCAATAATTAAGGTAGCCATTATTGTGCTGTCGCTTCCCTTGATTTATATTGTATTTGCATATGTTTTAGAAGGATTAATCTTGGCGATAGGCCTGATAATCGTTTATCAGAAACGGGGCTTTAGTATTTTTAACTGGCGTTTCGACAAACAACGAGCGAAATCATTATTAAGAAAATCATCTCCACTTATCCTTTCGGCAGTAATGGTTTCCATTTATATGAAGATAGACGTGGTGATGCTTAAAAGTGTTGGCAGTAAAGCCATCGGGATTTACAGTTCTGCACAAAATCTCAGCGAGGCCTGGTATTTCATTCCGGTAGCAATTGTTACCTCTGTATTCCCTGCTTTATTGAATGCCCGGAAAACAGATCTAAACCGTTACCAAAAGCGGCTTAAAAACCTTTACGATCTACTAATTTTTATAAGTTTACCTGTTGCCTTATTTATCAGCTTTTTTGCTGCAGATATTATTCACCTTATTTACAGAGGTAAATATGATGGCGCCGGGCCTATGCTGGCCATTCATATCTGGTCAGGGATTTTTGTATTTCTAGGTACTGCAAGTTCCCAGTATTTAGTTGCCGAGGGCTTTACCAAAATCTCATTTTACAGAACAGCCGCAGGTGCTATAGTCAATATTCTACTTAATCTTTGGTTAATTCCAAAATATGGCGGTGTAGGAGCATCAGTTGCGACCCTTATAGCTTGTTGTGTATCAACATTTTATCTTTTATTAATCCCCAAAACCAGGCAACAAGGTATAATGATGTTAAAATCATTATTTTTGGTCACCGCATTTCAAAAAATATTTAAACGTTGA
- a CDS encoding DinB family protein, which translates to MTAAKIKASIHKIVDAYKLKLSHYSEDIFQTTPPIAGWSYSEVYSHIFDSSLLSLIALEHAANGKGESKSTHFIVKLILALGTLPPAKKYKVPKRLAERVKKISKTEALDFILEFEKGLDDNYPVIANAKADCKTKHPRLGYLNAKQWLRFIEIHLKHHLKQLERIEKSF; encoded by the coding sequence ATGACGGCTGCAAAAATAAAGGCATCGATCCATAAAATTGTCGATGCCTATAAATTGAAATTATCTCACTATTCTGAAGATATTTTTCAAACCACGCCACCCATTGCCGGATGGAGTTACAGCGAAGTATATTCGCATATTTTCGATTCAAGTCTGCTCTCTTTAATTGCACTCGAACATGCAGCAAATGGTAAAGGCGAAAGCAAATCCACCCATTTTATTGTAAAACTGATTTTAGCTTTAGGCACTTTACCGCCGGCAAAAAAGTATAAAGTTCCGAAAAGACTGGCCGAGCGTGTAAAAAAAATCAGTAAAACAGAAGCCCTCGATTTTATTTTGGAGTTTGAAAAAGGTCTTGATGATAATTATCCTGTAATTGCCAACGCAAAAGCCGATTGCAAAACAAAACACCCACGACTAGGATACTTAAATGCCAAACAATGGCTAAGATTTATCGAAATTCATTTAAAACATCATCTCAAGCAGTTAGAAAGGATAGAAAAGAGTTTTTAG
- a CDS encoding DUF4476 domain-containing protein, producing the protein MKKTIFLGLAILFATLTFAQNNRSSAEVFLQIVNPGKYNAYLDEELVGSANGRFRFYDVYNSAPMLSIILGNTVVLKQRIRVIPQQRLVLSFEDKRLITLKQLNIYRNRQYALNDFDGYTADYNTGIVPPIQPQPDFNYRLLSDEAFQTFLSQYKKESFDDGRTRMINVVSKNASLLSAQARVLLKSFAFDDERLKVARNLYKTIADPQNYFTLSDIFIFPSNKDDFLKYLENQ; encoded by the coding sequence ATGAAGAAAACCATCTTTTTAGGATTGGCAATACTTTTTGCTACCCTAACTTTCGCTCAAAACAACCGCAGTTCGGCAGAAGTATTTCTGCAAATCGTTAATCCGGGCAAATATAACGCATATTTAGATGAAGAACTGGTTGGATCAGCCAACGGTAGGTTCCGTTTTTACGATGTATACAATTCTGCACCTATGTTATCTATTATTCTGGGCAATACAGTAGTGCTAAAACAGCGAATCAGGGTTATTCCGCAACAAAGGCTTGTATTAAGTTTTGAAGATAAAAGATTAATCACTTTAAAACAGCTAAATATCTATCGCAACAGGCAGTATGCCCTTAATGATTTTGATGGCTATACCGCAGATTACAATACCGGTATTGTTCCACCAATCCAACCACAACCTGATTTCAATTACAGATTGCTCTCTGATGAAGCTTTTCAGACTTTTTTAAGCCAGTACAAAAAAGAAAGTTTTGATGACGGCAGAACAAGAATGATTAATGTAGTGAGTAAAAATGCCTCATTGCTAAGTGCTCAGGCCAGGGTGCTTTTGAAATCTTTCGCCTTTGATGATGAACGCCTAAAAGTGGCGAGGAATCTTTACAAAACCATTGCCGACCCGCAGAATTACTTTACCTTATCTGATATTTTTATTTTTCCATCTAATAAGGACGACTTCTTAAAATATTTGGAGAACCAGTAA
- a CDS encoding YjjG family noncanonical pyrimidine nucleotidase encodes MKKHIFFDLDHTIWDFDRNAEETLNELYHAYKLDTLGLKSCADFIITYTENNHQLWADYHLGKITKDFLRSERFSKTFIQLGVHPDVVPHQFEDDYVNISPTKTNLFEGAENVLAYLQQKYTLHIISNGFKETTLTKMNLSNLNPYFENVIISEDVGVNKPNPIIFEYALDKAKALKAESIMIGDSLEADIYGALNFGMEAIFFNPLQKEKPDYVQQEIRHLEELLKLF; translated from the coding sequence ATGAAAAAGCACATTTTCTTCGACCTTGACCACACCATTTGGGATTTTGACCGCAATGCCGAAGAAACATTAAATGAACTTTATCACGCTTACAAATTAGACACGCTTGGCCTTAAATCCTGTGCCGATTTTATCATTACTTATACGGAAAATAACCATCAGTTATGGGCCGATTATCACCTGGGCAAAATCACCAAAGATTTTTTAAGATCGGAGCGCTTTAGCAAAACTTTTATTCAGCTGGGTGTTCATCCTGACGTAGTGCCTCATCAGTTTGAGGATGATTACGTAAATATTTCGCCTACCAAAACCAATTTGTTCGAAGGGGCAGAGAACGTTCTGGCTTACTTACAGCAAAAATATACACTCCATATTATTTCTAACGGCTTTAAGGAAACGACCTTAACCAAAATGAATCTTTCGAATCTTAACCCCTATTTCGAAAATGTAATTATCTCAGAAGATGTAGGCGTAAATAAGCCAAATCCTATTATTTTCGAATATGCGTTGGATAAGGCCAAAGCCTTAAAGGCAGAAAGCATTATGATTGGCGATAGCCTTGAAGCCGATATTTATGGCGCATTAAACTTTGGTATGGAAGCGATATTTTTTAATCCTTTACAGAAAGAGAAACCTGATTATGTACAGCAAGAAATTAGGCATCTTGAAGAATTATTAAAACTTTTTTGA
- a CDS encoding low molecular weight protein tyrosine phosphatase family protein — MNILFVCSRNKWRSATAENIYKNHPDHQVRSAGTAPSARIKINAKLITWADLIFVMEKKHKQRITERFPEETYDKEIITLHIPDDYQYMDEELIEELNAKVADYL, encoded by the coding sequence GTGAACATCCTCTTTGTCTGCAGCAGAAATAAATGGCGTAGTGCTACCGCCGAAAACATCTATAAAAACCATCCCGATCACCAGGTAAGATCAGCGGGAACAGCGCCATCGGCCAGGATTAAAATCAATGCAAAATTGATTACCTGGGCCGATCTGATCTTTGTGATGGAGAAAAAGCATAAGCAAAGGATCACTGAACGTTTTCCTGAAGAAACCTACGATAAGGAAATTATTACGCTTCATATCCCAGATGATTATCAGTATATGGATGAAGAACTTATTGAGGAGCTAAACGCAAAAGTTGCTGATTATTTATAA
- the upp gene encoding uracil phosphoribosyltransferase has product MIFDVSKTKSIANTFVAELRDENIQKDSMRFRKNMERLGEFFAYEISKSLKYTSQEIVTPLGVSPCEVLTEQPVLATILRAGLPLQQGLLNIFDKAECCFISAYRKIKKSGDFVIQMDYISTPDLEGKVLIMADPMLATGQSMVMCCKELINRYKIAELHVVAAIASTEGVAHVRANLPKAKLWLGAIDEEMTSKSYIVPGLGDAGDLAYGEKV; this is encoded by the coding sequence ATGATTTTTGATGTAAGCAAGACAAAATCTATTGCCAATACCTTTGTTGCCGAACTTCGGGATGAAAATATCCAGAAGGATTCGATGCGTTTCCGCAAAAACATGGAAAGGCTTGGTGAATTTTTTGCCTACGAGATCAGCAAATCATTGAAATATACCAGCCAGGAAATTGTAACCCCATTAGGTGTATCGCCTTGCGAAGTTTTAACCGAGCAGCCCGTTTTGGCTACAATACTCCGGGCAGGGTTGCCACTTCAACAAGGTTTGCTCAACATCTTCGACAAAGCCGAATGCTGTTTTATTTCTGCCTATCGCAAAATAAAAAAGAGTGGCGATTTTGTGATCCAGATGGACTACATTTCTACCCCGGATTTAGAAGGAAAAGTTTTGATTATGGCCGATCCGATGTTGGCAACCGGACAAAGCATGGTGATGTGCTGTAAAGAACTGATCAACCGCTACAAAATTGCAGAACTTCATGTTGTTGCGGCAATAGCCAGTACAGAAGGTGTTGCACATGTTCGCGCTAATCTGCCTAAAGCAAAACTTTGGCTGGGAGCAATCGACGAGGAAATGACCAGTAAATCTTATATCGTACCCGGGCTTGGCGATGCCGGCGATCTGGCCTATGGGGAGAAGGTTTAG
- a CDS encoding DUF6702 family protein: MRKLKYSLLLLCVAFFSVSAGIKHPLHVSTTEVNFNAKDKTLEVSCKIFSDDFEAILTKLYKQKTDLSNPNMKSTMDELVKKYLLSHLQLKANGKAVAMNYIGFEIDHEATNIYLEVEKISSIKSIEVSNTILYDMFDDQMSIVHIVKGPIRKSTKILYPEKKFTANF, encoded by the coding sequence ATGCGTAAGTTAAAATATAGCCTTTTGCTTTTGTGTGTTGCTTTTTTTTCTGTCAGTGCTGGAATAAAACATCCATTGCATGTGAGCACAACCGAAGTGAACTTTAATGCAAAGGATAAAACTTTAGAAGTAAGCTGCAAAATTTTTTCAGACGACTTTGAGGCAATTTTAACCAAATTATACAAACAAAAAACCGATCTGAGCAATCCGAATATGAAGAGTACGATGGATGAACTGGTAAAAAAATACCTGCTTTCTCATTTACAGCTAAAAGCCAATGGCAAAGCTGTTGCCATGAACTACATCGGATTTGAGATCGATCATGAGGCCACTAATATTTATCTTGAAGTGGAGAAAATTTCATCCATAAAATCGATTGAAGTGAGTAATACTATTTTATACGATATGTTTGATGATCAGATGAGCATTGTACATATTGTAAAAGGTCCTATCCGTAAAAGCACAAAAATCCTTTACCCTGAAAAAAAGTTCACAGCAAACTTTTAA
- a CDS encoding class I SAM-dependent methyltransferase, translating into MLWLKYYFQKPEKGFDPVPKAFAEKYAANEYKKIDSKIIEVIKTQLGDFEDKTLLDLGAGPGQYSIEFARRGAKVTWHDISLNYLTIAKAKAKEENMVINFSLGYLEEARGKFDIIFNRICWYYCINDYRFAKCIYSLVKKNGCGFIVVNNEKYLQEELVKESGFRKLAIKTSYWLNEKFNIKLTHVHPSHKKLSKIFASLNFRHLHLEQCGHNTLITFNK; encoded by the coding sequence ATGCTTTGGCTTAAATATTATTTCCAAAAACCAGAAAAAGGTTTCGATCCGGTTCCAAAAGCTTTTGCAGAAAAATATGCAGCAAACGAATACAAAAAAATTGACAGCAAAATAATAGAGGTTATAAAAACCCAATTAGGTGATTTCGAAGATAAAACTTTACTTGATCTCGGTGCTGGCCCAGGGCAATATAGTATTGAATTTGCCAGGAGGGGAGCAAAAGTTACCTGGCACGACATTAGCCTGAATTATTTAACCATAGCAAAAGCTAAAGCTAAGGAAGAAAATATGGTTATCAATTTTTCGTTGGGCTATTTAGAGGAAGCCCGGGGCAAGTTCGATATTATTTTTAATCGCATATGTTGGTATTACTGCATCAATGATTACCGGTTTGCAAAATGCATCTACAGCTTAGTCAAAAAAAACGGGTGCGGTTTTATTGTGGTTAACAATGAGAAGTACCTTCAGGAAGAACTTGTAAAAGAATCGGGTTTTAGAAAATTAGCCATTAAAACGAGCTATTGGCTCAATGAAAAATTTAACATTAAGCTTACGCATGTTCATCCATCCCATAAAAAACTCAGTAAAATATTTGCCAGCTTAAATTTCAGGCACTTACATTTAGAACAATGTGGGCACAACACCTTAATTACATTTAACAAGTAG